The proteins below are encoded in one region of Corynebacterium felinum:
- a CDS encoding HNH endonuclease signature motif containing protein, with the protein MNPLQEALTQRLRNEAQLLELISTTNPKKEDLARWGGFSEKTAARLLWITRTLPTWVFHTAARTHHIGIAALDAIASGINKLCNPDVDKHALIRDYLTHADTLSVTELDAHIRTHLNQLNKNHTIPRKARLAFNANPDVNGHCFLQGAGPAELVAQMRTILTRDAEEIRRAHPNTDMKLSEAMFSALAHKILSERNTDNNHDPYLPYRPCYVIACDPTLRYHSDGKVITTDGSLINLTDIVNQETSTYGYAIAYTLTEGGDYEHAGTWGLERFFNNHQRFIATIENPLCAHPGCNRPATNCQGHHIHAWSHGGATTNWNHAPLCAPHNAQNDDTNTHHNGRIERCPTTGILGLKRHPTSELQFNNLPVARKGIRRWLAQLKQNE; encoded by the coding sequence ATGAACCCCCTCCAAGAAGCACTCACCCAACGCCTACGAAACGAGGCGCAACTTCTTGAGCTCATCAGCACCACAAACCCCAAAAAAGAAGACCTCGCCCGCTGGGGAGGATTCTCGGAGAAAACCGCAGCCCGACTACTCTGGATCACCCGCACGCTACCCACCTGGGTATTCCACACCGCTGCGCGCACCCACCACATCGGTATCGCAGCCCTCGATGCCATCGCATCGGGCATCAACAAACTCTGCAACCCCGACGTCGATAAGCATGCCCTCATCCGCGACTACCTCACCCACGCTGACACACTCAGCGTCACCGAACTCGACGCCCACATCCGCACCCACCTCAATCAACTCAACAAAAACCACACCATCCCCCGCAAAGCACGACTCGCATTCAACGCCAACCCCGACGTCAACGGACACTGCTTCCTCCAAGGAGCAGGCCCAGCAGAACTCGTCGCCCAAATGCGCACCATCCTCACCCGCGACGCAGAAGAAATCCGACGCGCCCACCCCAACACCGACATGAAACTCTCCGAAGCCATGTTCAGCGCGCTCGCACACAAAATCCTCTCCGAACGAAACACCGACAACAACCACGACCCATACCTCCCCTACCGCCCCTGCTACGTCATCGCCTGCGACCCCACACTGCGCTACCACAGCGACGGAAAAGTCATCACCACCGACGGCTCACTCATCAACCTCACCGACATCGTCAACCAAGAAACCAGCACATACGGCTACGCCATCGCCTACACCCTCACCGAAGGCGGCGACTACGAACACGCCGGAACCTGGGGACTCGAACGATTCTTCAACAACCACCAACGATTCATCGCCACCATAGAAAACCCACTCTGCGCCCACCCCGGCTGCAACCGCCCCGCCACCAACTGCCAAGGACACCACATCCACGCATGGTCGCACGGCGGAGCGACCACAAACTGGAACCACGCACCCCTCTGCGCCCCACACAACGCCCAAAACGACGACACAAACACCCACCACAACGGACGCATCGAACGCTGCCCCACCACCGGAATACTCGGACTCAAACGCCACCCCACAAGCGAACTACAATTCAACAACCTCCCCGTCGCACGCAAAGGCATCCGACGCTGGCTCGCCCAACTCAAACAAAACGAATAA
- a CDS encoding putative quinol monooxygenase, with translation MILINVKFKVRPECAESFLDDIGWYTEATRAEAGNIFFEWYVDPENSAEFILVEGFHDDGAEAHVGSEHFQRACREIPTYLVETPTIINTLIPGKVEWDRMAEFRVD, from the coding sequence ATGATTTTGATTAATGTGAAGTTCAAGGTGCGCCCAGAGTGTGCTGAGTCTTTCCTCGACGATATCGGTTGGTATACGGAGGCGACTCGGGCGGAAGCAGGAAATATTTTCTTTGAGTGGTATGTGGATCCAGAAAATTCTGCTGAGTTTATTTTGGTCGAGGGTTTCCATGACGATGGGGCTGAAGCGCATGTGGGTAGTGAGCATTTCCAGCGTGCGTGTCGTGAGATTCCTACCTATTTGGTGGAGACTCCGACGATTATCAATACGCTGATCCCGGGTAAGGTTGAGTGGGATCGTATGGCGGAATTTCGGGTTGACTGA
- the ppk2 gene encoding polyphosphate kinase 2, protein MSKKKKKADSSKPKSLKKKAYEDELKRLQAELVDMQQWVVETGARVVILMEGRDAAGKGSAIKRITQYLNPRTCRIEALPAPNSREQGQWYFQRYVEKLPTKGEIVIFDRSWYNRAGVERVMGFCTSQEYRRFLHQAPIFERLLVEDGIMLLKYWFSVSDEEQIARFKSRRNDPLRRWKLSPMDLQSITRWEDYSRAKDEMFIHTDIPSAPWHIVESEDKKRSRINVINHILSSIPYEKIDRPLPEIPERPQSERDYERPPKEDFRYVPDVASKLEK, encoded by the coding sequence ATGTCGAAGAAAAAGAAGAAAGCCGACTCCTCGAAGCCGAAATCATTGAAGAAGAAGGCTTATGAGGATGAGCTGAAGCGACTCCAAGCAGAACTCGTTGATATGCAACAGTGGGTTGTTGAGACTGGTGCGCGAGTGGTTATCCTCATGGAGGGCCGTGATGCTGCTGGTAAGGGCTCTGCGATTAAGCGGATCACTCAGTATTTGAATCCTCGTACCTGTCGTATTGAGGCTTTGCCTGCCCCGAACTCACGGGAGCAGGGGCAGTGGTATTTCCAGCGATATGTGGAAAAGCTGCCAACGAAGGGTGAGATCGTCATTTTTGATCGCTCGTGGTACAACCGCGCTGGTGTTGAGCGGGTGATGGGTTTTTGTACATCCCAGGAGTATCGCCGGTTCTTGCACCAAGCCCCTATTTTTGAGCGCCTTCTCGTGGAAGATGGGATTATGCTGCTCAAGTACTGGTTCTCTGTGTCTGACGAAGAACAGATTGCTCGGTTTAAATCTCGCCGGAATGATCCGTTGCGTCGGTGGAAATTGTCGCCGATGGATTTGCAGTCGATTACCCGTTGGGAGGATTATTCACGGGCGAAAGACGAGATGTTTATTCACACCGATATTCCTTCGGCGCCGTGGCACATTGTGGAGAGCGAAGACAAGAAGCGTTCACGCATTAACGTGATTAACCACATTTTGTCGTCGATTCCTTATGAAAAGATTGATCGTCCTCTCCCTGAAATCCCAGAGCGCCCACAGTCTGAGCGTGACTATGAGCGTCCTCCTAAGGAAGATTTCCGTTATGTTCCGGATGTAGCGTCGAAGCTTGAAAAGTAG
- a CDS encoding HAD family hydrolase: protein MTITQEFKLVVSDMDGTLLDENHQIPDDFWPILRRMHQQGIAFAPASGRQLYTLLNQFELAECPLSVIAENGTVIYHHGEIISTTTIDQHSTHNIIDLVESHPEIDWGLALCRTDGAFVSRTDEQFLSEGTRYYARLTHIKNLHDAVNDQVIKLALYSFEDVQLRAESLLREATDNLAIAVSGKHWIDVMNQEANKGRALETLATHMGINISETLAFGDYLNDFELMQTAGTTFAMENAHPKLKEIADHIAPTNTAHGVVTTLDRLFPEN, encoded by the coding sequence ATGACGATCACTCAGGAATTCAAGCTAGTCGTCTCCGACATGGACGGCACCCTTCTCGACGAAAACCACCAAATCCCCGACGATTTCTGGCCCATCCTGCGCCGTATGCACCAGCAAGGCATCGCCTTCGCCCCCGCATCTGGGCGACAGTTGTACACCCTGCTCAACCAGTTCGAGCTCGCCGAATGCCCACTATCAGTGATCGCAGAAAATGGGACCGTCATTTACCACCATGGCGAAATCATCTCCACGACCACAATCGACCAGCACAGCACTCACAACATCATCGATTTGGTCGAATCTCACCCCGAAATCGACTGGGGACTCGCACTGTGTCGCACCGATGGAGCCTTCGTCAGCCGCACCGATGAACAATTCTTAAGCGAAGGCACGCGATACTATGCGCGACTAACACACATCAAAAATCTTCACGACGCCGTCAACGACCAGGTCATCAAACTTGCTCTCTACAGTTTCGAGGACGTTCAACTACGCGCTGAATCGCTGCTGCGCGAAGCCACCGACAACCTTGCTATCGCGGTATCTGGCAAGCACTGGATCGATGTCATGAACCAAGAAGCCAACAAAGGTCGCGCACTAGAAACACTCGCAACCCACATGGGAATCAACATCAGCGAAACTCTCGCATTCGGCGACTACCTCAACGACTTTGAACTCATGCAAACCGCAGGTACAACATTTGCCATGGAAAACGCCCACCCCAAACTCAAAGAAATAGCCGATCACATTGCCCCGACCAACACCGCACACGGTGTGGTCACGACCTTGGATCGGCTATTCCCAGAGAACTAA